Proteins encoded within one genomic window of Desertifilum tharense IPPAS B-1220:
- a CDS encoding DUF1815 family protein gives MFIRLAEQHRQFVQDLVMSLQALAIVLERRGYLASCYTCGGQMNSASFMVSLGDNHLIRFLVSDYGITWTEMRDDRELMKLEGAEAISQLQELANLVKTQSTIGISHSQAAIPAGIASRVAKAV, from the coding sequence GTGTTTATAAGATTAGCAGAGCAGCACCGTCAATTTGTTCAAGATTTGGTTATGAGTTTGCAGGCGCTTGCCATTGTTCTAGAGCGCCGGGGGTATCTGGCTTCGTGCTATACCTGCGGCGGTCAGATGAACAGTGCCTCCTTTATGGTGAGCCTGGGCGATAACCACTTGATTCGCTTTTTGGTTTCTGATTATGGCATCACCTGGACAGAGATGCGAGACGACCGAGAATTGATGAAGCTAGAAGGCGCAGAAGCCATTAGCCAATTGCAAGAGCTAGCCAACTTAGTCAAAACTCAGTCTACGATTGGTATCAGCCATTCCCAAGCCGCAATTCCCGCAGGGATTGCTTCGCGAGTCGCCAAAGCTGTATAG
- a CDS encoding FHA domain-containing protein: MVHSRLFAAYPPAALDAFKSKDIERRLNLYQVFLKLYEHNPGLLNEILSLENSNSQAWTVTVPQFIQGMIGEPQTCLIANVGTGSTQMLWQPQHIWLIGRDRTCAITINDQRISRRHAVIQYLADAQRFYLIDLNSSNGSYVNGEPIRHRHPLQDGDRIRLGSLAFTFFVCQACQPLEDISPEILSLIEQAASIAPEKPGTPNPAPILPPPAQDTSKFLLNQKSGNA; this comes from the coding sequence ATGGTTCATTCTAGACTTTTTGCGGCTTATCCCCCCGCAGCCCTTGACGCTTTTAAGAGTAAAGACATTGAGAGACGCTTAAATTTATACCAAGTGTTTCTCAAGCTTTACGAACACAACCCAGGTCTTTTAAATGAAATTCTCAGCCTAGAGAACTCCAACTCGCAAGCTTGGACTGTCACCGTTCCTCAGTTTATTCAGGGAATGATTGGCGAACCTCAAACTTGTTTGATTGCCAATGTGGGAACGGGTAGTACCCAAATGCTTTGGCAACCTCAACATATTTGGTTGATTGGGCGCGATCGCACCTGTGCAATTACGATTAACGATCAGCGGATTTCCCGTCGCCATGCTGTCATTCAGTACCTCGCCGACGCCCAACGCTTCTATTTAATCGATCTCAATAGCAGTAACGGTTCCTACGTTAACGGCGAACCCATCCGCCACCGCCATCCCCTGCAAGACGGCGATCGCATCCGGTTAGGCAGCCTAGCTTTCACCTTCTTCGTCTGCCAAGCCTGCCAACCCCTTGAGGACATTTCGCCAGAAATTCTCAGCTTAATTGAACAAGCTGCTAGCATCGCTCCAGAAAAGCCGGGAACCCCGAACCCAGCCCCAATCTTACCCCCTCCTGCTCAAGACACCTCCAAGTTCCTTCTCAACCAAAAATCAGGGAACGCCTAG
- the recA gene encoding recombinase RecA: MALQLPDNPEKQKALNLVFNQIEKSFGKGAIMRLGDAARMKVETIASGALTLDLALGGGLPKGRVIEIYGPESSGKTTLALHAISEVQKNGGVAAFVDAEHALDPTYAAVLGVDIENLLVSQPDTGEMALEVVDQLVRSAAVDIVVIDSVAALTPRAEIEGDMGDAPMGAQARLMSQALRKITGNIGKSGCTVIFLNQLRQKIGVVYGNPETTTGGNALKFYASVRLDIRRTQTLKKGSEEYGIRAKVKVAKNKVAPPFRIAEFDIIFGKGISTTGCLLDLAEETGVITRKGAWYSYEGDNIGQGRENTLKYMEDKPEFVQKIEGLVRQQLDMGAVVSANSVGPVDAEDEQDYVASEDDLDL, translated from the coding sequence ATGGCATTACAATTACCTGATAATCCCGAAAAGCAGAAAGCCCTAAACTTAGTTTTTAATCAAATTGAGAAAAGCTTTGGCAAAGGGGCGATCATGCGCCTTGGCGACGCCGCCCGCATGAAAGTGGAAACGATCGCGAGCGGGGCGCTGACTCTAGACTTAGCATTGGGGGGCGGACTGCCCAAGGGGCGCGTGATTGAAATCTATGGCCCTGAAAGTTCGGGTAAAACCACTTTAGCGCTCCACGCGATCTCGGAAGTCCAAAAAAATGGCGGCGTGGCAGCATTTGTAGATGCCGAACACGCTCTCGATCCGACCTATGCCGCCGTGTTAGGGGTCGATATTGAAAATTTACTCGTCTCTCAACCGGATACGGGAGAAATGGCGCTAGAGGTTGTCGATCAATTGGTTCGTTCGGCCGCTGTTGATATCGTAGTCATTGACTCCGTAGCTGCTTTGACGCCGCGTGCAGAAATTGAGGGCGATATGGGCGATGCGCCAATGGGGGCCCAAGCGCGGTTAATGAGCCAAGCACTGCGGAAAATTACCGGGAATATCGGTAAATCGGGCTGTACGGTGATTTTCCTCAACCAGTTGCGCCAAAAGATTGGTGTGGTGTATGGCAACCCGGAAACGACAACGGGGGGAAATGCGCTGAAGTTCTATGCGTCTGTGCGTTTAGATATTCGCCGCACGCAAACCCTGAAAAAGGGAAGCGAAGAGTATGGAATTCGCGCCAAGGTGAAGGTGGCTAAAAATAAGGTGGCTCCGCCTTTCCGGATTGCCGAGTTTGATATCATTTTCGGCAAGGGGATTTCAACGACGGGTTGCTTGCTCGATTTAGCCGAAGAAACGGGCGTCATTACTCGTAAAGGGGCTTGGTATAGCTATGAAGGCGATAATATCGGGCAAGGACGCGAAAATACGCTGAAGTATATGGAAGACAAACCCGAATTTGTCCAGAAAATTGAGGGGTTAGTCCGCCAGCAATTGGATATGGGTGCTGTCGTCTCTGCCAATTCTGTTGGGCCTGTGGATGCTGAAGATGAACAAGACTATGTTGCTTCAGAAGATGATTTAGACCTGTAA
- the xseB gene encoding exodeoxyribonuclease VII small subunit, which translates to MSDPIFPDPQADVDWNYEATVAQVEAIIAQIESGELELAEVFDRFSHAIHYLQQCQAFLSQRRQHVDLLIETLTDEPEF; encoded by the coding sequence ATGAGCGATCCGATTTTTCCCGATCCCCAGGCGGATGTTGATTGGAATTATGAAGCCACAGTGGCTCAAGTTGAAGCGATTATCGCGCAGATTGAATCGGGCGAGTTAGAACTGGCAGAAGTCTTCGATCGATTTAGTCACGCGATTCACTATTTGCAGCAGTGTCAGGCGTTTTTAAGCCAGCGCCGCCAGCACGTGGATTTGCTGATAGAAACCTTAACAGATGAACCCGAATTTTAG
- the xseA gene encoding exodeoxyribonuclease VII large subunit: protein MTSHLPNLLVPETAVSVAGLTASLQTLLEQEETLQQVWVTGEVSSASRYPSGLFFTLQDPEGKAALSCVAWNTSVHKLFKQPVSGEQIVVLGSIRVYPPRGQYQLIVTQALPGGEGLQALRYRQIRDRLAAEGLFDPQRKRPLPAHPTIVAAITSPQAAAWGDIQRTLKRRYPGLKVLFSPALVQGNQAPESLVAAIERVKRDGRAQVLIVARGGGATEDLACFNDERVVRAIANSPIPVIAGIGHQRDETLADLVADVCVPTPTAAAVQAVPELAMLEAEYQELRESLHLAMQHRLEQDRDRLRSLRYRLRRLQVDRQIQQEINALTWKRHQLIQLSNQRLQNATQHCQHLQQKLATLDPHRILQRGYAIVRQSQGNLVRSSSELQLEQELVVELGQGQVTVKVTGLSNSSNRDILNT from the coding sequence ATGACATCCCACTTACCGAATCTGTTGGTTCCAGAAACCGCAGTATCAGTAGCAGGATTAACCGCATCTCTTCAAACCCTTCTCGAACAAGAAGAAACCTTACAACAAGTGTGGGTAACGGGCGAAGTTTCGAGTGCCAGCCGCTATCCAAGCGGACTATTTTTTACCTTACAAGACCCGGAGGGGAAAGCCGCCCTGAGTTGTGTCGCTTGGAACACTAGCGTTCATAAATTATTCAAACAACCCGTTTCCGGGGAGCAGATTGTTGTCCTCGGTAGCATTCGCGTTTATCCGCCGCGCGGACAATATCAACTGATTGTCACCCAGGCGCTACCGGGGGGAGAAGGGCTGCAAGCATTGCGCTATCGGCAAATTCGCGATCGCCTCGCCGCCGAAGGACTCTTCGATCCGCAACGCAAGCGCCCCCTTCCCGCCCATCCCACCATCGTTGCGGCGATCACCTCTCCTCAAGCCGCCGCCTGGGGGGATATTCAGCGCACCCTCAAGCGTCGCTATCCGGGGTTAAAAGTCCTATTCTCCCCGGCTTTAGTCCAGGGCAACCAAGCCCCCGAAAGCCTTGTGGCTGCCATTGAACGAGTCAAACGCGATGGACGGGCGCAGGTGTTAATTGTGGCGCGCGGAGGGGGTGCAACAGAAGATTTAGCTTGTTTTAATGACGAACGGGTGGTGAGAGCGATCGCCAATAGCCCCATCCCCGTGATTGCCGGGATCGGACACCAGCGAGACGAAACCCTTGCCGACTTGGTGGCCGATGTTTGCGTCCCCACACCCACCGCCGCCGCCGTGCAAGCGGTTCCCGAACTGGCAATGCTCGAAGCAGAATATCAAGAACTCCGAGAATCGCTGCATTTAGCCATGCAACATCGCCTCGAACAAGATCGCGATCGCCTGCGGAGTCTTCGCTACCGCCTGCGCCGCTTGCAAGTCGATCGGCAAATTCAGCAAGAAATCAATGCCCTCACCTGGAAGCGCCATCAGTTAATTCAACTGAGCAACCAGCGACTGCAAAACGCCACGCAGCATTGCCAGCATCTCCAGCAAAAATTAGCCACCCTCGATCCGCATCGGATTTTACAGCGGGGTTACGCCATTGTCCGACAATCCCAAGGCAACCTGGTTCGCAGTAGCAGCGAATTGCAACTCGAACAAGAATTAGTGGTTGAGTTGGGTCAAGGTCAAGTTACAGTCAAGGTAACGGGCCTTTCAAATTCATCGAACAGAGACATCCTGAACACATGA
- a CDS encoding GbsR/MarR family transcriptional regulator translates to MKHAPEEKHFVEEVGLMFERVGLPRMAGRIFGWLLISQPSHQSMSELTEVLQASKGSISTMTRLLIQLRLIDRVSLPGERRDYFCIKPGAWSQINQSQIERIQAFRQLADKGLQLLADREPRDRLRLEEMRDIHAFWEQELPLLHQRWETERTKS, encoded by the coding sequence GTGAAACACGCCCCAGAAGAGAAACACTTTGTTGAAGAAGTGGGTTTAATGTTTGAACGGGTGGGACTGCCCAGAATGGCAGGGCGCATCTTTGGCTGGCTCTTAATTTCTCAACCTTCCCATCAATCGATGAGCGAGTTAACGGAAGTCTTGCAAGCCTCCAAAGGCTCGATCAGCACCATGACTCGCCTGCTGATTCAACTGCGGCTGATCGATCGAGTCAGCTTACCTGGAGAACGTCGCGATTACTTCTGTATTAAACCGGGCGCATGGTCTCAGATCAACCAAAGCCAAATCGAACGCATCCAAGCTTTTCGCCAGCTTGCAGATAAAGGCTTGCAACTTTTAGCCGATCGAGAACCCCGCGATCGCTTGCGTCTAGAAGAAATGCGAGACATCCATGCCTTTTGGGAGCAAGAACTCCCCTTACTGCACCAGCGATGGGAAACAGAACGCACCAAAAGTTAG